In Candidatus Epulonipiscium sp., the sequence TGGGAATGGATTATGGGGAAAAAACTATAGGAATTGCAATCAGCGATCCTTTTGGTTGGACCGCTCAAGGAGTCGAAATCATAAGGAGAAAAGAAGAAAATAACTTAAAAAGCAGTGTCGAACGCATCAGGGATTTAATTAAAGAATATAATGTGGAAAAAATTATATTAGGTTTCCCAAAAAATATGAACAATACATTAGGACCTAGGGCAGAAAAAACCCTAGAATTTATGAAAAAGCTAGAAAAGGAATTTTCGCTGCCGATTGTATTATGGGATGAAAGACTTAGTACAAAGGCAGCGGAAAATATCCTTTTAGAAGCCGATTTGAGTAGAAATAAAAGAAAAAAGGTTATTGATAAGATGGCAGCAGTATACATATTACAGGGATTCTTAGACAGCATAAATTAAAAAGTTAAATAATTATTGAATGGAGGATTTGTATGAAGGAAACTAATAACACTATCTTTTTAATGGATGAAGAAACTGGGGAGGAAGTGGAATTTGAAATAATTGATGCGGTGGAGGAAGAAGGAGAAAGATTTATACTTGTTGTTCCTATAGAACAGGATGTGGAAGAAGAAGTGGCATTTATATTAAAAGATATAAGTAAAGATGAAAAGGAAGCAGTGTATAAATTAATAGAAGAAGATGATGAATTTGCTAAAGCCGCAGCTTATTTTATGGAAGATAATAAGGATTATGATATAGAATTCTAATGATATTGGATATCAATTGACAAGAATATGTTTCTATTGTATACTACTGGTAATTGTAAGGTGAAAAGTCCATTTTATTGGGGGGACACTATGGATATAAAGGGAATGGATTTTAAGGAATTATTAAAAGCAAAAGGATGCAAGCTCACAACCCAAAGAAGAGCCGTATTGGACATTTTAAATGAGCATAGTGGAGAGCATTTAAGTACCGAAGAAATATATGGTTATGTAAGGGAAAAATGTCCCGAAATTGGATTGGCAACAGTTTATCGAACAGTCCAATTGTTTGAACAAATAAAAATTATCGATAGACTTAATTTTGACGATGGTTGTAGTAGATATGAACTGAGTTCGCGGGAAGAGGAACACCACCATCACCATTTGATTTGCGAATCCTGTGGTAAGGTTATTGAAGTTGAAGAAGATTTGCTTGAAGGATTAGAAAGCGAAATAGAAAACAAATACAAATTCAAAATCACCAACCACAAAGTTAAATTCTATGGTTTATGTTCAAAATGTTTATAAAATAAGATTGAAAAATATAATTATTATGGCAGAATCTTGGGGGAAAATAATTTGAATAAGATAATGATTTTCGGTAAGGATATAGAAGATATTGGTTTTATTTTTTTATGTATTTTATCTAGCTTTTTTTTGTTTATATACGATCCTTATGATATCTATCTGCCTTTTGTTTGTAAGTCCCCTATACTATATGTATCTAGTATTACTTTACTTTTTCTTATGTATTTAAAATGTAATATACAAAAAGAAGGGGAGGTTAATATACTCCCTAACAAGGCTGCGGCAATTTATGCTGCCCTTATCTTAATATCTTCATTTTTTTCTAAATATCAAGAATTAGTATACTTTGGACACATGCAAAGATTAGAAGGGTGTTTGGCTCTATTATCATATATTATCATTTATTTTGCAGCACTAAATTTAATTAAGACCAAAAGAATTTATGCCCTTTTGCATACCTTGTTGGCTTCTTCTTCTATCGTTGCTTTGATAGGGGTATTGGAGTTTTATGGACATAATCCTTTTATGCAGGCATTTAAGGTAATAAGAAAAGGCTTTAATTATAAGGGGGCAATATACTCTACCATAGGTAACCAAAATTTTATTGGTTCTTTAATGTGTTTAGCTTTATTATTAAGTATGATATTATTTATTCTTGGAAAGAATAAACTACATAAATCTTTTTTCTTTATTTACAGTTTGTGTTTATATTCGGGGCTTATTGTGACCCGCACCAGAAGTGCCTGGATTGGAACTTTTCTAGGAAGCGGCATTTTACTTTTTATCCTACTAAGACATAAAATGTTAATAAAAGTTTGGAAATCGGTAATCCTTGTAGCCATATGCTTTACTGTTATTACCTTTAGTATAAGTATTACTTCAGAAGGAAGAATAGGAAATAAGTTCTTAGGGATATTTAAGGATTTTATTGTTGTGGCACAAGGCTCTGAAGATATAGAGCAGCTTGGAAGTAATCGTATTTATATATGGAAAAACAGTATCCCTTTATTAAGAGAATACTATCTAATCGGTTCAGGCCCTGATACATTCAGTAGGGTATTTCCCCAGAATCAAGAAGCTCACAAAAGAATCTTTGGGAATCCTGATATTACCATAGATAAGGCCCATAATGAATTTATACAGATAGGTGTTACTACAGGGATATTCAGTTTATTTGCATATTTATCCTTTATTTGTATGATTATATATAGTAACGGAAAGGTAATATCTAAATTAAATCTTTCGAATACATACGATATAATCATACTTGCAACCGGTATTGGGTGTGCAGGTTATATCCTACAAAGCTTTTTTAATATATCTGTAGTAGCTGTTGCACCTATATATTGGATGGTAATAGGGCTCAATCAAAATCTTCTATTTAAATTTAATCAGGATACTCTCTTTATCGAGGATATTAAAAAAGAACAATTTACCAACGAAAATATTGAAGAATACGCACAAATATAATATTTTACAGAAATAATTGGAGGTGTAGTTTTGGCAGTCAAAAAATCAAAACTAAAAATTATTCCCTTGGGAGGATTAGGGGAAATAGGTAAAAACATCACCGCTATAGAATATAACGGAAGTATTATAGTTATAGATTGCGGATTGGCGTTTCCCGAGGATGAAATGTTAGGGATTGACTTGGTAATTCCTGACATAACATACTTAAAAAGGAATGTCGAAAAAGTAAAAGGTATTTTACTAACCCATGGCCATGAGGACCATATAGGGGCTCTACCATATATTCTAAAAGAAATCAATGTTCCTATTTATGGA encodes:
- the ruvX gene encoding Holliday junction resolvase RuvX, with protein sequence MRVMGMDYGEKTIGIAISDPFGWTAQGVEIIRRKEENNLKSSVERIRDLIKEYNVEKIILGFPKNMNNTLGPRAEKTLEFMKKLEKEFSLPIVLWDERLSTKAAENILLEADLSRNKRKKVIDKMAAVYILQGFLDSIN
- a CDS encoding DUF1292 domain-containing protein, yielding MKETNNTIFLMDEETGEEVEFEIIDAVEEEGERFILVVPIEQDVEEEVAFILKDISKDEKEAVYKLIEEDDEFAKAAAYFMEDNKDYDIEF
- a CDS encoding transcriptional repressor, whose translation is MDIKGMDFKELLKAKGCKLTTQRRAVLDILNEHSGEHLSTEEIYGYVREKCPEIGLATVYRTVQLFEQIKIIDRLNFDDGCSRYELSSREEEHHHHHLICESCGKVIEVEEDLLEGLESEIENKYKFKITNHKVKFYGLCSKCL